The Candidatus Desulfatibia profunda genome includes a region encoding these proteins:
- a CDS encoding hydrogenase iron-sulfur subunit → MDPNFKPKITVFHCINIFYEGVSLPGGGEDNCELHVVKLPCSGMVKDIVLLKAFEAGADAVVVLVCPEEQCRHVQGSIRARKRVEWVQKLLDEIGLDGRRLSIFNIPSKDEASVAVILRRTFSDLAELGPNPAA, encoded by the coding sequence ATGGATCCGAACTTTAAGCCTAAAATAACCGTATTTCATTGTATAAACATTTTTTACGAAGGGGTGTCTTTACCCGGGGGCGGTGAGGATAATTGCGAATTGCACGTCGTCAAGCTGCCCTGTTCGGGAATGGTCAAGGATATTGTTCTGCTGAAGGCCTTTGAAGCCGGTGCGGATGCTGTGGTTGTTCTGGTGTGCCCCGAGGAACAGTGCCGGCACGTTCAGGGCAGCATCAGGGCCAGAAAACGGGTTGAGTGGGTTCAGAAGTTACTGGACGAAATCGGCCTGGACGGCCGGAGGCTGTCGATCTTTAATATACCTTCTAAAGATGAGGCGTCGGTTGCCGTAATCTTACGCAGAACCTTCTCGGACCTTGCCGAACTGGGTCCCAATCCGGCGGCGTAA